Proteins from one Hyperolius riggenbachi isolate aHypRig1 chromosome 4, aHypRig1.pri, whole genome shotgun sequence genomic window:
- the LOC137504864 gene encoding another transcription unit protein-like, which produces MPRKQGAEHKFSQAVKTRSGTWALPSQESKEWNTGSPKPRKQGAEHGLSQAKKARSGTRALPSRENKERNTGSPKMRKQGAEHRLSQAEKTRSRARAVPSRESKEWNMDSPKLRKQGAEHGLSQAEKTKNGAWAFPSRESKERNTGSPKLRKQGAEHRLSQAEKARRETRRVAQAHPGRENKERRTGSPKLRKQGAEHRLTQAEKERSGTWALPSRERKERNTCSPKPRKQGAEHGLSQALKTRSGTRALPSRENKKRNTGSPKPRKQGAEHRLSQAKKTRSRTQALPSQENKEQNTGSPR; this is translated from the coding sequence ATGCCGAGAAAGCAAGGAGCGGAACATAAGTTCTCCCAAGCCGTCAAAACAAGGAGCGGAACATGGGCTCTCCCAAGTCAAGAAAGCAAGGAGTGGAACACAGGCTCTCCCAAGCCAAGAAAACAAGGAGCGGAACATGGGCTCTCCCAAGCCAAGAAAGCAAGGAGCGGAACACGTGCTCTCCCAAGCCGAGAAAACAAGGAGCGGAACACGGGCTCTCCCAAGATGAGAAAACAAGGAGCGGAGCACAGGCTCTCCCAAGCTGAGAAAACAAGGAGCAGAGCACGGGCTGTCCCAAGTCGAGAAAGCAAAGAGTGGAACATGGACTCTCCGAAGCTGAGAAAACAAGGAGCGGAACATGGGCTCTCCCAAGCCGAGAAAACAAAGAACGGAGCATGGGCTTTCCCAAGTCGAGAAAGCAAAGAGCGGAACACGGGCTCTCCGAAGCTGAGAAAACAAGGAGCGGAACACAGGCTCTCCCAAGCCGAGAAAGCTAGGAGGGAAACAAGGAGAGTAGCACAGGCTCACCCAGGCCGAGAAAACAAGGAGCGGAGAACGGGCTCTCCGAAGCTGAGAAAACAAGGAGCAGAACACAGGCTCACCcaggctgagaaagaaaggaGTGGAACATGGGCTCTCCCAAGCCGAGAAAGAAAGGAGCGGAACACGTGCTCTCCCAAGCCGAGAAAACAAGGAGCGGAACACGGGCTCTCCCAAGCCTTGAAAACAAGGAGCGGAACACGGGCTCTCCCAAGCCGAGAAAACAAAAAGCGGAACACGGGTTCTCCCAAGCCGAGAAAACAAGGAGCAGAACACAGGCTCTCCCAAGCCAAGAAAACAAGGAGCCGAACACAGGCTCTCCCAAGCCAAGAAAACAAGGAGCAGAACACAGGCTCTCCAAGGTGA
- the LOC137504865 gene encoding serine/arginine repetitive matrix protein 2-like, which produces MRRNKITSLQSRENKERNTGSPKLRKQRAEHGFSQAEKARSGTRVLPSRESKERNTGSPKPRKQGAEHGFSQAEKARSGTRVLPSRENKERNTGSPKLRKQGAEHGFSQDEKARSGTRVLPSRENKERNTGSPKLRKQRAEHGFSQAENTRSRRRVLPCRESKERDISSPKPSKQGVEHGLSQVQKARSGTQALPSRENKERNAGSPKPRKQEAEHGFSHAEKARSGTRVLPCRESKERNISSPKPSKQGAEHGLSQVKKARSGTQALPSQENKERNTGSPKPRKQGAEHKFSQAVKTRSRTRALPSRENKEWNTGSPKMRKQGAEHRLSQAEKTRSRARVLPSRESKEWNMDSPKLRKQRAEHGFSQAEKARSGTRVLPSRESKERNTGSPNPRKQGAEHGFSQAEKTRSGTRVLPS; this is translated from the coding sequence ATGAGGCGAAACAAAATAACATCTCTCCAAAGCCGAGAAAACAAGGAGCGGAACACGGGTTCTCCCAAGCTGAGAAAACAAAGAGCGGAACACGGGTTCTCCCAAGCTGAGAAAGCAAGGAGCGGAACACGGGTTCTCCCAAGCCGAGAAAGCAAGGAGCGGAACACGGGTTCTCCCAAGCCGAGAAAGCAAGGAGCGGAACACGGGTTCTCCCAAGCCGAGAAAGCAAGGAGCGGAACACGGGTTCTCCCAAGCCGAGAAAACAAGGAGCGGAACACGGGTTCTCCCAAGCTGAGAAAGCAAGGAGCGGAACACGGGTTCTCCCAAGACGAGAAAGCAAGGAGCGGAACACGGGTTCTCCCAAGCCGAGAAAACAAGGAGCGGAACACGGGTTCTCCCAAGCTGAGAAAACAAAGAGCGGAACACGGGTTCTCCCAAGCTGAGAACACAAGAAGCAGAAGACGGGTTCTCCCATGCCGAGAAAGCAAGGAGCGGGACATAAGTTCTCCCAAGCCGTCAAAACAAGGAGTGGAACATGGGCTCTCCCAAGTCCAGAAAGCAAGGAGCGGAACACAGGCTCTCCCAAGCCGAGAAAACAAGGAGCGGAACGCGGGTTCTCCCAAGCCGAGAAAACAAGAAGCGGAACACGGGTTCTCCCATGCCGAGAAAGCAAGAAGCGGAACACGGGTTCTCCCATGCCGAGAAAGCAAGGAGCGGAACATAAGTTCTCCCAAGCCGTCAAAACAAGGAGCGGAACATGGGCTCTCCCAAGTCAAGAAAGCAAGGAGTGGAACACAGGCTCTCCCAAGCCAAGAAAACAAGGAGCGGAACACAGGCTCTCCCAAGCCAAGAAAGCAAGGAGCGGAACACAAGTTCTCCCAAGCCGTCAAAACAAGAAGTAGAACACGGGCTCTCCCAAGCCGAGAAAACAAGGAGTGGAACACAGGCTCTCCCAAGATGAGAAAACAAGGAGCGGAGCACAGGCTCTCACAAGCTGAGAAAACAAGGAGCAGAGCACGGGTTCTCCCAAGTCGAGAAAGCAAAGAGTGGAACATGGACTCTCCGAAGCTGAGAAAACAAAGAGCGGAACACGGGTTCTCCCAAGCTGAGAAAGCAAGGAGCGGAACACGGGTTCTCCCAAGCCGAGAAAGCAAGGAGCGGAACACGGGTTCTCCCAACCCGAGAAAGCAAGGAGCGGAACACGGGTTCTCCCAAGCCGAGAAAACAAGGAGCGGAACACGGGTTCTCCCAAGCTGA